A single genomic interval of Rhododendron vialii isolate Sample 1 chromosome 3a, ASM3025357v1 harbors:
- the LOC131319001 gene encoding ras-related protein RABC2a-like, translating into MVMGSSRNLGKQGGGSNNGNGYDYSFKILLIGDSGVGKSSLLLSFISNSTRDLQDLSPTIGVDFKIKVLTVGGKRLKLTIWDTAGQERFGTLISSYYRGAHGMILVYDVTRRETFTNLSEIWAKEVELYSTNQDCIKILVGNKVDKGGERAVSTEEGMALAQEHKCLFFECSAKTREKVPQCFKELNVKILETPSLVEKGSVVVKRQLLAQKRVCHEAAGGNCCSN; encoded by the exons ATGGTAATGGGTTCATCAAGAAATTTGGGAAAACAAGGAGGAGGGAGCAACAACGGTAATGGGTATGATTACTCTTTCAAGATTTTACTGATAGGTGATTCAGGTGTTGGTAAGAGCAGTCTTCTCCTCAGCTTCATCTCCAACTCCACTAGGGACCTTCAAGATCTCTCCCCCACCATTG GTGTGGATTTTAAGATCAAGGTGCTAACCGTTGGTGGGAAAAGACTGAAACTCACCATTTGGGACACAG CTGGACAAGAGAGGTTTGGAACATTGATAAGCTCTTACTATAGAGGTGCACATGGAATGATTCTTG tTTATGATGTGACACGGAGAGAAACTTTTACAAACTTGTCAGAAATATGGGCAAAGGAAGTAGAGCTCTACTCCACGAATCAAGACTGTATAAAGATACTAGTTGGCAATAAAGTTGATAAG GGAGGTGAAAGGGCTGTAAGTACAGAAGAGGGGATGGCTCTTGCACAGGAGCACAAGTGCTTGTTTTTTGAATGCAGCGCTAAAACCAGAGAAAAAGTGCCACAATGTTTTAAGGAGCTCAATGTAAAG ATACTCGAGACCCCGAGTTTAGTTGAGAAGGGATCTGTAGTTGTAAAGAGGCAATTATTGGCGCAGAAGCGAGTGTGCCATGAGGCAGCCGGTGGGAATTGTTGCTCTAATTAA
- the LOC131321129 gene encoding monocopper oxidase-like protein SKU5, giving the protein MASYTSANRRGLIFGLKILAIHFIHAAESAEIFLNWHVMIDMNIRPVSVDQPVITINGMFPGPLINATTNDNVHVNVFNDMDEPLLLTWNGIQQRLNSWQDGVSGTNCPIMPGKNWTYVFQIKDQIGSFFYFPSINFHKAGGGFGPIRVNNREVIKVPFSKPEAEFDLLIGDWYQRDFKDVRSQLNTTFWAYDGPPDGMLMNGRGPYKNPSTKAHESFTVTQGKTYRFRISNVGTTWSINFRIQNHQMVVVETEGSYTNKITIESLDVHVGQSYSVLVTADQNAADYYMVASPKMFNAGDDDRTFKAIGVLHYDDSTTPPNGPLPKGPDPFDMAFSVHQAKSIRWNLTAGAARPNPQGTFNVSNVKPSQTFILQGSTAQINGALRYTVNNVSYLTPATPLKLADYSPNGSGVYQIDEFPVNFSNPVGVNGTFVVTGIHREWLEIVFRNGLDVMDSWHLDGFGFYVVGFRDGEWRPKLRSIYNLYDPVVRSTVQVYPGGWTAVYVYLDNPGMWNLRSQHLKNWYLGQEIYVRVYDADPDPTKERPPPHNILFCGKKIDPPLPPIEASPPLNPSPPPGALQPPNSPPPYGAPPLQNPSGPPSPNPTPPPHALPPPGAPPLTPPRASPLPNTSPPPQNQPPIRVPVPSSAPAARNMTW; this is encoded by the exons ATGGCGAGCTACACCTCGGCCAACCGCAGGGGGCTGATATTTGGCCTGAAAATTCTAGCAATACACTTTATTCATGCGGCCGAAAGTGCAGAGATATTTCTAAATTGGCACGTGATGATTGATATGAACATCAGACCGGTGTCTGTCGATCAACCG GTTATTACAATTAATGGGATGTTCCCCGGACCCCTTATAAACGCAACAACGAATGATAATGTTCATGTCAATGTCTTCAACGACATGGATGAGCCCTTACTCCTAACATG GAATGGAATACAACAAAGGCTAAACTCATGGCAAGATGGGGTGTCCGGAACCAACTGCCCGATCATGCCCGGCAAGAATTGGACTTATGTGTTCCAAATCAAAGACCAAATTGGCAGCTTCTTCTACTTTccctccatcaatttccacaAGGCCGGAGGCGGTTTTGGTCCGATTCGAGTTAACAATCGTGAAGTCATCAAAGTACCCTTCTCTAAGCCCGAAGCCGAGTTTGACCTTCTCATCGGTGATTGGTAccaacgtgattttaag GATGTCAGATCCCAGTTAAATACCACTTTCTGGGCCTATGACGGGCCTCCTGATGGGATGCTTATGAACGGGAGGGGCCCATACAAGAACCCCAGTACTAAAGCCCATGAATCCTTCACTGTCACACAAG GAAAGACGTATCGATTTAGGATATCGAATGTGGGAACAACATGGAGCATCAATTTTAGGATTCAAAACCATCAGATGGTGGTGGTTGAAACTGAAGGATCATACACCAACAAGATAACAATTGAGTCTCTCGATGTGCACGTCGGCCAGTCTTACTCTGTGCTGGTTACGGCTGATCAAAATGCAGCTGATTATTATATGGTTGCAAGCCCTAAAATGTTTAATGCCGGTGATGATGATAGGACTTTTAAGGCTATTGGGGTGTTACATTATGATGACTCTACCACACCTCCTAATGGGCCACTACCTAAAGGGCCCGACCCATTCGATATGGCGTTCTCGGTCCATCAAGCTAAATCCATCAG GTGGAACTTGACTGCCGGGGCTGCAAGGCCCAACCCACAAGGAACATTCAACGTATCAAACGTGAAACCATCACAAACCTTCATTCTACAAGGATCCACGGCTCAAATTAACGGCGCTCTACGTTACACCGTCAACAATGTTTCTTATCTTACTCCGGCCACACCACTCAAATTGGCTGACTACTCCCCCAATGGATCTGGCGTGTACCAAATTGACGAATTCCCGGTGAATTTTAGCAATCCGGTGGGCGTCAACGGGACTTTTGTTGTCACCGGGATCCACAGGGAGTGGCTGGAGATTGTGTTCAGGAATGGTTTGGATGTGATGGACTCTTGGCATTTGGATGGATTCGGTTTCTATGTTGTTGG GTTTCGTGATGGGGAATGGAGACCTAAATTGCGTTCCATATATAATCTTTATGACCCTGTCGTCCGCTCTACTGTTCAG GTGTACCCAGGTGGTTGGACTGCAGTTTATGTGTACCTTGACAATCCAGGAATGTGGAACTTGAGATCACAACATTTGAAAAATTGGTATTTAGGCCAAGAGATATATGTAAGAGTATATGATGCCGATCCTGACCCAACCAAAGAGCGACCACCCCCTCATAACATACTCTTTTGTG GAAAAAAGATTGATCCTCCATTGCCTCCAATCGAGGCATCGCCACCTCTTAATCCATCACCTCCGCCAGGTGCACTGCAACCTCCAAATTCACCGCCTCCATATGGTGCACCACCACTTCAAAATCCCAGTGGACCACCATCTCCAAATCCAACGCCTCCACCCCATGCACTGCCTCCACCAGGTGCACCTCCGCTGACCCCACCCAGGGCATCTCCACTTCCAAATACATCGCCTCCACCTCAAAATCAACCGCCAATTCGAGTACCGGTGCCGTCTAGTGCACCGGCTGCAAGAAATATGACATGGTGA